A stretch of Sphingomicrobium flavum DNA encodes these proteins:
- the edd gene encoding phosphogluconate dehydratase — MATLDPRIATVTDRIIEKSKPGRAAYLELMRVEGERGIDRKSMSCGNFAHGFAAAGDDKAAIRTFAGPNLGIVTAYNDMLSAHAPYYRYPEQMKVWAREAGATMQVAGGVPAMCDGVTQGQPGMDLSLFSRDNIAMGTAIALSHGMFEGVAMLGICDKIVPGLLIGALRFGHLPAILVPAGPMPSGLANKEKQRVRQLYAEGKATKEELLEAESASYHGMGTCTFYGTANSNQMMMELMGLHVPGAAFANPGTKLRQQLTRAAVHRLADLAKEKKRPLCEAVDERAIVNAAVGLLATGGSTNHAIHLPAIARAAGISFDWDDLAELSHAVPLIARVYPNGSGDVNDFHHAGGMAFVTHTLLEEGLLHENICAAGNDEFSAFATNPVEGEDGPQWEAVTQSSNDMMLRPASAPFQPDGGMRLVTGNLGRGCFKTSAVAEERWTIEAPCRIFDDQRQVVTAFEAGELDRDVVVVVRFQGPRANGMPELHKLTPPLGVLQDRGHKIALVTDGRMSGASGKVPAAIHISPEAHGGGPLAYLRDGDVVRLCATNGSLEAVGVDLSTREAAKAPPPPIGTGREIFALFRHHADEAEKGGSAMLAAMEDSL; from the coding sequence ATGGCCACACTCGACCCCCGCATCGCCACGGTCACCGACCGGATCATCGAGAAATCGAAGCCCGGCCGAGCTGCCTATCTGGAGCTGATGCGGGTCGAGGGGGAACGGGGGATCGACCGCAAGTCGATGAGCTGCGGCAATTTCGCCCATGGCTTTGCCGCTGCGGGCGACGACAAGGCGGCGATCCGCACCTTTGCCGGACCCAATCTGGGCATCGTTACCGCCTATAACGACATGCTCTCGGCGCATGCGCCTTATTATCGCTATCCCGAACAGATGAAGGTCTGGGCGCGCGAGGCGGGGGCCACCATGCAGGTGGCGGGCGGCGTGCCCGCCATGTGCGACGGGGTGACGCAGGGGCAGCCCGGCATGGACCTGTCGCTCTTCAGCCGCGACAATATCGCCATGGGCACCGCCATCGCGCTGAGCCATGGTATGTTCGAAGGCGTCGCGATGCTGGGCATTTGCGACAAGATCGTGCCCGGCCTGCTGATCGGGGCGCTGCGCTTTGGCCATCTGCCCGCCATCCTGGTGCCTGCCGGGCCGATGCCCTCGGGCCTTGCCAACAAGGAAAAGCAGCGGGTGCGCCAGCTTTATGCCGAAGGCAAGGCGACCAAGGAAGAACTGCTCGAGGCCGAAAGCGCCAGCTATCATGGTATGGGTACATGCACCTTTTATGGCACCGCCAATTCGAACCAGATGATGATGGAATTGATGGGGCTGCATGTCCCGGGCGCGGCCTTTGCCAATCCGGGCACCAAGCTGCGCCAGCAATTGACTCGCGCGGCGGTGCACCGGCTGGCCGATCTCGCGAAGGAAAAGAAGCGCCCCTTGTGCGAGGCAGTGGACGAACGCGCCATCGTCAATGCCGCGGTCGGCCTGCTCGCCACCGGTGGTTCGACCAACCACGCGATCCACCTTCCCGCCATCGCGCGCGCGGCGGGGATCAGTTTCGACTGGGACGATCTGGCCGAGCTCAGCCATGCGGTGCCGCTGATCGCGCGTGTCTATCCCAACGGGTCGGGCGACGTGAACGACTTCCACCATGCTGGCGGCATGGCCTTCGTCACCCACACTTTGCTTGAAGAAGGTTTGCTTCACGAAAATATTTGTGCGGCAGGAAATGACGAGTTCAGCGCCTTTGCGACCAATCCGGTCGAGGGTGAGGACGGGCCGCAGTGGGAGGCGGTGACGCAAAGCAGCAATGACATGATGCTTCGCCCCGCCAGCGCGCCCTTCCAGCCCGATGGCGGCATGCGGCTGGTGACGGGCAATCTGGGTCGCGGCTGCTTCAAGACCAGCGCGGTGGCCGAGGAGCGCTGGACCATTGAGGCACCCTGCCGGATTTTCGACGACCAGCGCCAAGTCGTGACCGCTTTCGAGGCGGGCGAGCTCGACCGCGATGTCGTCGTCGTCGTGCGCTTCCAGGGCCCCCGCGCCAACGGCATGCCCGAACTCCATAAGCTGACCCCGCCTTTGGGCGTGCTGCAGGATCGCGGGCACAAGATTGCGCTGGTGACCGATGGCCGCATGTCGGGCGCGTCTGGCAAGGTGCCGGCCGCCATCCATATCAGTCCCGAAGCGCATGGCGGCGGGCCGCTGGCCTATTTGCGCGATGGCGATGTGGTGAGATTGTGCGCGACCAACGGCTCGCTCGAAGCCGTCGGGGTCGACCTTTCGACGCGCGAGGCTGCCAAGGCGCCGCCGCCCCCCATCGGCACCGGGCGCGAAATCTTCGCGCTGTTCCGCCACCATGCCGACGAGGCGGAAAAAGGCGGCAGCGCGATGCTGGCCGCGATGGAGGATAGCCTGTGA